TAGCTACATTGTGTGTGAAATTTGAAGTTCTTACTGCTGGAATATCACGGTTTGGTACTAGAATGTCTTTGAGGGTTTCGTGAACATCGTATGGTGAGGTCAGTCTATCCctgtttgttataatatttttgtacatttcagGATATTTTTGTCTAAACTGCTCCGGGATCCAAATGTAGAAAAAGGGCAAACGTTCTTCGAACCATCCTACAAGAGTCTCTCGAATTTTCCCAAAACGCATACCGTGATCACTGAGGAAAATCACAAGCGTATTATTAAGAGTTCCGATTTCTGCTAGTTcgttaaaaaactgcaaaaatctgTAGTCCATGGCCGCTGGTGTGTTGTGGTTGTTATGACTAAGATTGTTGATCCAAAGAAGGGCGAAATAAAGAGCGTGTCTGAAAGTGGACGCGAAATCTGTAGTATACCTTAGCATGTGTTCAGTGGTCGATGTTGGGCCCAAACATATGTCTAGTTGGTCTCTGGTCTTTAATTTCAGTTTCTTTTCTGCAGCTAGAATGTATGGTCTGAGGTAGTAATCGGTGGGAGGATTAATAAACCCAGTCTTATGGTAATTAAATGTTGACATCTTAGTTACGTCCTCTCCGAAAGCCGTGATATAACCCTCTTTGCTGAACTCGTTCCATATGTAAGGGCAGAGATCTAGTTGCGAATCTTTTGTTTGCCAGCACATGCTCTTTATTTGGTCGAATGAAAGTCCAGTGAGAATGGCCATCAGATTGGGGAAAGTGTTATCGGCCACCTTATTGTAGCCTTGCAGCTCCAACCAGCCACTGCTCTGAAGGTGTGAGATTGTTTTGGGCATCGTTCGCATGAGGTTGAGGCGAGACATTGAATCAATGCCTACGAAGAGAACACTGAGGTTTAACTTGCTGTCTGCTGTTGAAGCCATGTGATTTGACAGCAATTTATGTTTTACTTGGGGTTTTATCGGCACAGTGGCATGCATGTTGCTGTACACCTCCTTTGCTGTGTGGTCTTTCTTCTGGATGTTGCACTTGACTAGTATAAATTCTGATTCTGGCTTCAGGACCACTTCTTTGGCGAAGATCACACAGTTGGCTATGCTGAAACAAAACTCATTGTTAGTAGCTGAAATGCCAAGTAATCGTCGTACGTATTTTTCTATTGTGTTGAGCCAGGTTTTCCTGAGAGTACTTGGTACTCATGTTTCCCATGCCATCATTTTACCATTTATCATACATGAAGTAGATAGAGGGAGGTCCGATTACGTTTCTTGTTATGCGAATGTAATGTATATCAAAGAATTGTGAACTAAAATTCTGTACAAAGTTTAAGGTAGACATACTGTACGTACTATGAAATCTCACCAATAAATTAATGtatcttaattttattaatgttgtaagctaatttttttatattattgacaAATCTAATTTTGCAAAGTGAAATCAaaacatactgcggagaaattttaattacttcacctttcataaacgaaatagaatatgttcaaaaccaagctctcagactcattactggtggaatcagaacaactccaatagattctatgagattcctcactaatattaacagcatcaaaatgacaatagaagaaaaagcactgattcaatatgaaaaacttattagattaccagggaacaattggcattcatacagtcctctctgtagattgaaaactcaaagtttcatatccattgttcaagaattaaaacagaaaatcaatatcccgaatttaaaagaaaacctacaaattaaaccaaaccctttaactctattaaatatggaatataatctaaatttaacagaagaaatactgaaatcagaagtaaacactgaaatactaaaacaattgtctttagagacaattaatattagataccctccacaaaactggcttcatttatacactgacggtgcaggtgttacatgctgtctcttctcactttatagatctcttgggtatggaacaacaagttttgatggagaaatcattgcaataagtgaaagtctcaggaatcttctatgccacataaataaatttaagaatgcagttatattgtcagactccaaagcagctattctatcaatagtctctagacacacaccttcatctcaaacagcagaaataactaaaatgctctctcaattaatatcactcaataaaagaattgtattccaatggataccttcccattgtggaatcctgggaaacgagaatgcggatgctttagcaaagaagggcagcactgctacttacagacctgttactaaatctacgtattactctgtgaaaagatttattaaatctacatacttagacttcaacaaacaaaatttgataacacaatcccaagggaaaaaatggaactctctgcatcaaaattcacagttaattcccgatttatcacgaaaatcgtctgtagctgcatttagattggcaacaggccatgattgtttggccaaacacctgcatagaattggaatatatcagtcccctaactgtccattgtgcaactcaaaccaagaaatggattcggaacacctcaaaatctgtgcttcagtggctggtcatgataatatctttgaaaaatattggagtgcaagaggtcaaatgactttgtcaaacgcctggcattagaaaacaacaacaacaacaacaattttgcaaAGTTTGTAAACTAAACTTgagtttgtaataattttaaagtgaaaAGTAAATAGATCATATAGATGAAAATATTATCTTGGCTCTAAATAAAAGTATGAAGTTAATGTGTTAAGGAGCAAGGCAAAATGCTAATCATATGAAAGGGGTCCACGAACTCGAAGTTCAAGAACCGCTGTATTACAAAGCGTTCGCCtatgggtggggccaggaaagcgcaATCAATGTtcacaagttatcagttgtgagccagctgttgcagtgtttcttgacacagttgcttaaatattcagcgtgtgtgtaaaatttgtgaacAATGCAAAATTCActcttgaacagagagtttttatctATGATGCACATGtgaaacagagtcatgtagagaggtgcgtaggtaatttgaagtgaaatatccgggtgctccaattcagggtagagaaactgttagacgtcttgttaacaaattaaggacaacagggtcgataaatgctacaattcctaagcgaaaacgaagagtattgacagaagaaaaaattgatgaaatcagtgcatcatttacacgctctcatAAATCTCTAAGatgtgtttcacaggaagttagtgtttcaaaaacatcagtctttactgctgctaaacttttaaaattaaagtattaCAGAGTGAGTATCGTGCATGAATTACGGCCTAGAGACGATGGAAAACGAGTTCAGTTTTGAAATTGGATTTTACAAAGTATTGTGGATcctcatttaataattttttctgatGAGGCGTGGTTTCATTCACGAGGTCATGTTGCCTCACAAAACAATAGGTATTGAAATATAGAGAATTCCCATTTAATTCATGAGGTTCCATTGCATGACGAAACGGTTGGCGTTTGGTGTGCTGTTACAGCGAAGCGAATTATTGGGCCCATTTTCTTTCAGGACACAGTAAATGCACAAAGATATCGCTCTCTAATACTCGCGCCATTTTTCCAAATGTTATCAGATGATGAGAAACTCAATGGTATTTATTATTTCTCAGGACTTATGGCCGCCACGTTCCCCCGACCTTACAGTGtgcgatttttatttgtggggaactCTAAAAAATAATGTCTATAGGAATAATCTTCACAGCATAGATGAATTGAAGGCGAATATAACAAGAGAGATTAGGAAAATTACCGAAGACGAACTTATTCGTgtgaatgataattttattaaaagatgccagaaatgtgtggatTCAGATGGACATCACTTCCAACTTCGCCTATAATAAGGTTAGTACTATGTAGAAAAATTCTCGTGTGCATGCtattagtatagaaagcggaagcttacggatagatgATTctcgcaagcgacaccgcaggcaggccgctttcctggccccatccgtaggcgaacgctctgtataattatacagagtgtttgtcAAAGAAAGGTCATAACTTTGGGAtaggattcttaaaaaaaaattctcgcgATTTAGAAAACACATGAACACGAGTCGAATTCCAAACAGTTAAGGAGGAATGCCATGTTATTTGGTATAAATAAATGCATCACTATATAATTGTCTATGATCGAACGCTAGTTGCCTGGCTCACCACACAAAAGTGGAAACATTGCTCCATTGCATGTCGGATGCTGCAGCACGAATAGGGACCATTACCAAGAAGTTGTTCGATTCACACATGAGCGCAAAGACAAATTACGTTTGAAAAATAATGTACCGTAGCTGTCAAGAACACTAGGTACACTTCGCGGCAAAAAAGTATGGCTCAACTCCTGCAAATTCTGCCGCGCAGTTCACACGTGTTCAGccaactttcttcaaatccgcaaaattcaaggcgcGGTGTTTATAAGCACAAATAACAAACGTTAACAACCTCCTACCAAGCAATGTTGTGATACTCCAAGGCTAAGCTGATGTTGATCATACTTACTTGTACTTGTTGTCAACCGTGCGGTTGTTCTTCGTGTCAGGCGTCGCCCGGGTGACGTCGGCGTAGCAGCACGTGTAGTTCTGCTTGTCCGGCACGTAGTGCGGCACCATCCCGGGGTCGATCTTGAGGACGTAGGCAGCGCTCCAGTTGCTCTCGGCGTGGGCGGCGGTGGGCGTGCTGATGTACGTGAGTGGGCCGTATGGTGAACACACTATGGACGCCGCAGGCTTCAGCAGTTTCCTGATTGATTCGTGATGGGGGTCCATGTCTGGGATCTGACAGCTTGGACTCCACACCAAGTAGCCTTCCTTAACTGCAATTAAATTGTTGTAAGGGCACGAGCATGAGAGATGttttatatcaatatttttaGTAAAACTCAAATTCGATTTAAGTAGTTGTGTAGATTCTATAATAttaattctcaataaaatatactgCTGTAGCTGTTCGGTCTTCGTGTATTGTAATCGCTTTTATTACTTTTCTATTTATGATAGAAATAGGGAACTGCATCGGGTGTTCATAATGAGATTATAACTATCAGTTGATTCGAGAGCAGGTTgtcttaaggtgcgtacacacttagcgaacgaacaacgaacgaacgacaaacgaacacattcgctgattgaaatcggaacatgtgtacgtcgcagcaaaggcaaaccaatcgtttggtttgccttcggaagtgatccgtcgtttgtcagtacatcaaaggaagttggtattcgttgtggacgagatttgccactagcttgtagttcatagcggaacgcagcgcttagttcaatttcaccaacaggatgtcgaaacgagtggacggaagacgctggtataaatcttattaatgcatatagggagcaggaaactttatggaatcccaagcattCTACTTACCaccaataaagtaagaaaacatgatatTTGGGAAGCTATTGAAAAGATGTTCAGCTGTGaagtaggcgagtcaaacacgtgcaaaatttaaaaatttaaaattatattgattgcgactttcgtagagtggcatCTGCCACCATCgcattttgttttttaactttcttttattaaactgcctataataacaacggctgcacttgctataattatattttcgtctgccattattgcggataatcagcgaacgaacaacgaa
The window above is part of the Periplaneta americana isolate PAMFEO1 chromosome 11, P.americana_PAMFEO1_priV1, whole genome shotgun sequence genome. Proteins encoded here:
- the LOC138708697 gene encoding uncharacterized protein, with the protein product MVGLGLGAQMKPCLRVVALIACVTLVSTFYLLGPNQPIQLIRSPILPTFIGGNNTLTPVKEGYLVWSPSCQIPDMDPHHESIRKLLKPAASIVCSPYGPLTYISTPTAAHAESNWSAAYVLKIDPGMVPHYVPDKQNYTCCYADVTRATPDTKNNRTVDNKYNIANCVIFAKEVVLKPESEFILVKCNIQKKDHTAKEVYSNMHATVPIKPQVKHKLLSNHMASTADSKLNLSVLFVGIDSMSRLNLMRTMPKTISHLQSSGWLELQGYNKVADNTFPNLMAILTGLSFDQIKSMCWQTKDSQLDLCPYIWNEFSKEGYITAFGEDVTKMSTFNYHKTGFINPPTDYYLRPYILAAEKKLKLKTRDQLDICLGPTSTTEHMLRYTTDFASTFRHALYFALLWINNLSHNNHNTPAAMDYRFLQFFNELAEIGTLNNTLVIFLSDHGMRFGKIRETLVGWFEERLPFFYIWIPEQFRQKYPEMYKNIITNRDRLTSPYDVHETLKDILVPNRDIPAVRTSNFTHNVASKSVGCPKCVSLFQEVSYNRSCDDAGITPHWCTCNQYQTLSTDGDAVQEAAKFVLNEIQSRLHNAVNKTQKSKKCAELQLLRTVNVRGRVQSELKNKDYIMLIETVPGNALYEATVREFEGKDHKYQILGIISRINAYWSTSTCISDPILKMYCYCINS